From one Zhongshania sp. R06B22 genomic stretch:
- a CDS encoding TetR/AcrR family transcriptional regulator, whose amino-acid sequence MARPRVREKLLDAAYRLLQSDGISALTTRHIASCAGTTEASVFNNFGDKAGLLYALIGERLPEVQAVKEAIDADLKADMKSWLQSVYEAAELFYIAIIPLTAPLWGRSEVANNDAAKQHPLHGLLAARLLEFQREGVLCPESDAGVLATIVLGASLHNGFNLVAQDRVALNSRIGDRSGRLVGSLLPLFMTSTK is encoded by the coding sequence ATGGCGAGACCCAGGGTTAGGGAAAAATTATTAGATGCGGCCTACCGCTTGTTGCAAAGTGACGGTATTTCCGCCTTGACCACTCGGCATATTGCGAGTTGCGCGGGCACCACAGAGGCGAGTGTGTTTAATAACTTTGGCGATAAGGCGGGATTATTGTATGCCCTGATTGGCGAGCGTCTGCCGGAGGTACAAGCGGTAAAGGAGGCGATTGATGCAGATCTGAAGGCTGATATGAAGAGCTGGTTGCAGAGTGTCTATGAAGCTGCGGAGTTATTTTATATTGCGATTATTCCACTGACAGCGCCGCTTTGGGGGCGCAGTGAGGTGGCTAATAATGATGCCGCCAAACAGCATCCCCTGCACGGTTTACTTGCGGCACGCTTGCTTGAATTTCAGCGTGAGGGCGTGCTATGTCCTGAGTCTGACGCCGGGGTCTTGGCAACGATAGTTTTAGGTGCTTCTCTACACAATGGCTTTAATCTTGTCGCACAGGATCGTGTTGCTTTAAACAGCAGAATAGGAGATAGGTCTGGGCGCTTAGTGGGGAGTCTACTACCGCTATTTA
- a CDS encoding crotonase/enoyl-CoA hydratase family protein has translation MSDEKTVIIERCPPLLWVTINRPAARNAVDGKTAKALADAFKAFDTDAELSVAILSGAEHNFCAGADLKAVASDDPDRRNPLNTDGIAPMGPSRLELSKPVIAAVDGYCVAGGLELALWCDMRIATERAVFGVFCRRFGVPLIDGGTVRLPRLIGMSRAMDMILTGRAVDAAEAFAIGLANRVVASDELRDSAEKLALQIAALPQQCLRSDRHSTYQQWGMSEADAIANEFRLGMQTFSSGETVSGAQRFEQGSGRHGSTEN, from the coding sequence ATGTCAGACGAAAAAACAGTCATTATTGAACGCTGCCCTCCCCTACTTTGGGTAACTATAAATCGTCCGGCCGCCCGCAATGCGGTAGACGGAAAAACAGCTAAGGCCCTGGCGGATGCATTTAAAGCCTTTGACACCGACGCCGAACTTTCGGTGGCCATCTTAAGCGGAGCAGAACACAACTTCTGCGCCGGAGCTGATTTAAAAGCTGTTGCCAGTGACGACCCTGACAGACGAAATCCTCTCAATACCGATGGTATCGCCCCCATGGGACCAAGTCGGCTGGAATTGAGTAAACCTGTTATCGCCGCCGTTGACGGTTATTGTGTTGCCGGCGGCTTAGAGCTGGCCCTGTGGTGTGATATGCGAATTGCCACCGAGCGCGCAGTGTTTGGGGTATTCTGCCGACGCTTCGGTGTGCCGCTAATCGACGGCGGCACAGTGCGACTGCCGCGCTTAATCGGCATGAGTCGGGCAATGGATATGATTCTCACCGGTCGCGCTGTAGACGCTGCTGAAGCCTTTGCCATCGGCTTAGCAAACCGCGTAGTGGCTAGCGATGAGCTGCGCGATAGTGCAGAGAAGCTCGCGCTCCAGATTGCCGCACTTCCTCAACAATGCCTGCGCAGTGACCGCCATAGCACCTATCAGCAATGGGGAATGAGTGAAGCCGACGCCATCGCCAATGAATTTCGTCTGGGAATGCAGACCTTCTCCAGCGGCGAAACCGTGTCGGGAGCACAGCGCTTTGAACAAGGTTCCGGCCGTCATGGCAGCACAGAAAACTAA
- a CDS encoding alpha/beta hydrolase family esterase: MRIIRFSLLAALSVAAISTLLYSYYGYSPAPPRIQLSGELSENTITIEGRERSYTAYIPTKLAKDPALVFMLHGSLQTVKGVRESTAYQFEQLAEQHKFIVVYPSGYKNNWNDCQGEANYPARAENINDIKFITSLVSEFHQRYGSDTAKTFIAGYSNGGHLGFRFALEHPNAVAGIAAISASLPAADNLACEDTGKAVPVLIMNGTEDPINPYYGGQVTLFGFGNRGRVLSSISSAEHFAHKAGYHGAPSETKHFLNNRADDPTATKYYAWRDGEHPEVILYTIVGGGHTIPQEYFRAPRILGASSKEINGPAEIWAFFARQIRRVDTAGK, encoded by the coding sequence GTGCGCATTATTCGCTTTAGTTTACTCGCCGCTCTTAGTGTCGCGGCTATTAGTACATTGCTATATAGCTACTATGGCTATAGCCCAGCGCCGCCGCGAATCCAGCTGAGCGGGGAGCTAAGTGAAAACACCATCACCATCGAAGGTAGAGAGCGCAGCTACACAGCGTATATACCGACTAAACTCGCTAAAGATCCAGCTCTGGTATTTATGCTCCACGGCTCTTTGCAAACTGTAAAAGGCGTGCGCGAGTCCACTGCCTACCAATTTGAACAGCTTGCCGAGCAACACAAATTTATTGTGGTATACCCTAGTGGATACAAAAACAACTGGAATGATTGCCAAGGCGAGGCAAATTATCCTGCGCGCGCAGAAAACATCAATGACATAAAATTTATTACATCCCTAGTAAGCGAATTCCATCAGCGCTACGGCAGCGACACCGCCAAGACTTTTATCGCCGGTTACTCCAATGGCGGCCATTTAGGTTTTCGCTTTGCCCTAGAACATCCCAATGCCGTCGCTGGCATAGCCGCCATTAGTGCAAGCTTGCCCGCCGCCGACAACCTAGCCTGCGAAGACACAGGTAAAGCCGTTCCGGTGCTCATCATGAACGGCACTGAAGACCCAATAAACCCGTATTACGGCGGCCAAGTGACCTTATTCGGCTTCGGCAACCGCGGCCGGGTGTTGTCATCCATAAGCAGTGCAGAGCACTTTGCACATAAGGCTGGCTATCATGGCGCCCCCAGCGAGACCAAACACTTCCTAAACAATCGCGCCGATGACCCCACCGCGACAAAATATTATGCTTGGCGCGACGGCGAACACCCAGAGGTGATTCTGTATACCATCGTCGGTGGCGGGCACACTATTCCTCAGGAATACTTTAGAGCGCCGCGAATTCTGGGCGCTAGCAGTAAAGAGATAAATGGTCCTGCAGAGATATGGGCATTTTTCGCACGCCAAATACGCCGCGTAGACACGGCCGGGAAGTAG
- a CDS encoding MOSC domain-containing protein has product MNAQGRLISRFLDELSPGTLEWIGLRPARKEPMVAVSQTLAIADRGLRGDRRLEGSKGSARQVSIISVEFIRAIAENVGVEHIPVDILRRNLLVSGINLNALRHQYFKIGDAVFQATAQCHPCSRMEAALGKGGLVAMLGYGGLCAKILESGEIKCGDQLIYLPPNKYQERQLSLY; this is encoded by the coding sequence ATGAATGCACAGGGTCGCTTAATTTCGCGCTTTCTCGATGAACTGTCACCGGGCACCTTGGAGTGGATTGGTCTGCGCCCAGCGCGTAAGGAACCCATGGTTGCGGTGAGCCAAACCTTGGCGATTGCAGATCGCGGCTTGCGGGGTGATCGTCGCCTTGAGGGTAGCAAGGGGTCCGCCAGGCAGGTGAGTATTATTAGTGTTGAGTTTATTCGCGCTATTGCCGAAAACGTCGGTGTTGAGCATATTCCGGTGGATATATTGAGAAGAAATTTATTAGTGTCGGGTATTAATCTCAATGCCCTGCGGCACCAGTATTTTAAAATTGGCGATGCGGTTTTTCAGGCTACAGCCCAGTGTCACCCCTGTTCTCGCATGGAAGCCGCGCTTGGAAAGGGCGGTTTAGTGGCAATGCTGGGTTATGGCGGCTTATGTGCCAAAATTTTAGAGTCGGGTGAAATTAAGTGCGGTGATCAGCTTATATATTTGCCACCCAATAAATATCAAGAGCGCCAGCTAAGCTTGTACTAA
- a CDS encoding TIGR04282 family arsenosugar biosynthesis glycosyltransferase: MNSSEPSRPLPQVGIQIIAKAPLAGLAKTRLIPALGADGAASLAKKMLTKILQDGASLLIDTPTEYRFSVNLWMTPSAQSPAWQSVEIPDGVGLCEQRGDDLGERMGNAAVQGLVNTDAVIIIGSDCPEINASVLRWAAAELQEHHACMVPCADGGYALIGMRSYESRLFTNIPWSTDKVAELTRRRLLECGMSYTEFTAVHDIDEAADLQYLPPEWPESKGGQSLV, from the coding sequence ATGAATAGTTCAGAGCCAAGTCGCCCATTGCCACAAGTGGGTATTCAGATTATTGCTAAAGCCCCGCTGGCGGGTTTGGCTAAAACTCGTTTGATACCAGCATTGGGTGCAGATGGCGCCGCTAGCTTAGCAAAAAAGATGCTCACTAAAATACTTCAAGATGGCGCGAGTCTGCTGATAGATACACCGACTGAATACCGTTTTTCGGTTAACTTATGGATGACCCCTTCAGCGCAGTCGCCGGCCTGGCAGTCAGTAGAGATACCTGATGGTGTTGGCTTGTGTGAGCAGCGTGGCGATGACTTGGGCGAACGCATGGGCAACGCCGCCGTGCAGGGTCTAGTAAATACTGATGCCGTGATCATTATTGGCAGTGACTGCCCAGAAATTAATGCCTCGGTATTGCGCTGGGCGGCGGCGGAGCTGCAAGAGCACCATGCCTGCATGGTGCCTTGTGCAGACGGCGGTTATGCCCTAATCGGTATGCGCAGCTATGAGTCGCGCTTATTTACCAATATCCCCTGGAGCACCGACAAGGTCGCTGAGCTAACTCGGCGGCGATTGCTGGAATGTGGAATGAGCTATACCGAATTTACAGCGGTTCATGATATTGATGAGGCCGCAGATCTGCAGTATTTGCCACCAGAATGGCCGGAGTCAAAGGGCGGACAATCCCTCGTTTAA
- a CDS encoding TIGR04283 family arsenosugar biosynthesis glycosyltransferase — MGIHESGSGNLPALSVVIPVLNEASGLALLCSTLRSQLADTDRSIELIFVDGGSTDGSADAIAALGFPCLHSGRGRAKQMNFGAAAATANYLLFLHADSELPDAAFNSVISALDAQPWGRFDVRISGDAKMFTIIAFFINWRSRLSGIATGDQGIFVRRKVFDAVGGFLDQALMEDVALSAALRKLSAPVCLRSKITTSGRRWQRRGIWRTILLMWRLRFMYWLGASPQSLAKRYE, encoded by the coding sequence TTGGGAATTCATGAGAGCGGAAGTGGAAACCTTCCCGCATTGTCTGTCGTCATTCCGGTATTAAATGAGGCGTCCGGATTAGCGCTGCTGTGTTCGACCTTACGCAGCCAGCTAGCAGATACTGACCGTAGTATTGAGCTTATATTTGTTGATGGTGGTAGTACTGATGGCTCCGCAGATGCCATTGCGGCGCTGGGGTTTCCCTGTCTACATAGTGGCCGCGGAAGGGCAAAGCAAATGAACTTTGGCGCCGCCGCGGCAACAGCAAATTATTTATTATTTTTGCATGCTGATAGTGAGCTGCCCGATGCGGCTTTCAATAGTGTCATTTCCGCGCTCGATGCACAGCCCTGGGGACGGTTTGATGTCCGCATTAGCGGTGACGCTAAGATGTTTACAATTATTGCCTTCTTTATAAATTGGCGCTCCCGTCTAAGCGGTATTGCAACGGGTGATCAGGGCATTTTTGTTCGCCGAAAAGTGTTTGACGCGGTGGGCGGCTTTTTGGATCAGGCCTTGATGGAGGATGTTGCCTTGTCGGCTGCACTTCGAAAATTATCAGCCCCGGTATGCTTGCGGTCTAAAATAACGACCTCAGGGCGGCGCTGGCAGCGTCGTGGTATATGGCGGACCATTTTATTAATGTGGCGTTTACGTTTTATGTATTGGCTGGGGGCGTCGCCGCAAAGCTTAGCGAAACGCTATGAATAG
- a CDS encoding DUF547 domain-containing protein translates to MKYQVKKTLRGVCYGVLLLCVVTPSIAAEFSHRAWNNLLQKHVVMIQDGQASRVDYAAMKDDRNILQAYLASLSAVDVKVFDSWSKDQQLALLINAYNAWTIDLILTRYPDLESIKDLGSFFSSPWKKEFIPFLGETRSLDNIEHSLIRGSGRYNEPRIHFAVNCASIGCPALLNSAYTAEKLEGQLDLVTQNFLSDRSRNYFSNGELHISPIFKWYKTDFEQGWGGAESLSSFLAAYVDVLGLSAPGPGIIVNGKSAVARLGDGSLGISYTDYDWDLNDVGE, encoded by the coding sequence GTGAAATATCAAGTAAAAAAGACATTGCGCGGTGTCTGTTACGGTGTATTGCTATTGTGTGTGGTCACGCCGTCAATAGCCGCTGAATTTTCGCATCGGGCTTGGAATAACTTGCTGCAAAAGCATGTTGTGATGATACAAGACGGGCAGGCGAGTCGCGTTGATTATGCGGCAATGAAAGACGACCGCAATATACTTCAAGCTTATTTGGCCAGCTTGTCGGCCGTTGACGTTAAGGTGTTCGACTCTTGGTCTAAGGACCAGCAATTGGCGCTTTTGATTAATGCCTATAACGCCTGGACAATAGATCTGATATTAACGCGTTACCCGGATTTGGAGTCAATAAAAGATCTGGGGTCCTTCTTTAGTTCGCCTTGGAAAAAAGAATTTATTCCGTTTTTGGGTGAGACCCGAAGTCTAGATAATATTGAACATAGCCTGATTCGCGGTTCTGGTCGTTACAATGAACCTCGTATTCACTTCGCTGTAAATTGTGCCAGCATTGGTTGCCCAGCCTTACTAAATAGCGCGTACACCGCTGAAAAACTTGAGGGCCAGTTAGATCTTGTTACTCAAAACTTTTTAAGTGACCGCAGTCGTAATTATTTTTCAAATGGTGAATTACATATATCACCTATCTTTAAATGGTATAAAACAGATTTTGAGCAGGGCTGGGGTGGCGCAGAGTCCCTGTCTAGTTTCTTGGCCGCGTATGTAGATGTATTGGGTTTAAGTGCCCCAGGCCCCGGTATTATCGTAAACGGCAAGTCTGCCGTGGCGCGTTTGGGTGACGGCAGTTTGGGCATCAGCTATACCGACTATGACTGGGATCTAAATGATGTTGGTGAATAG
- a CDS encoding FAD-dependent oxidoreductase — MIKKIVFLSLIVVLVFAFFALGLNEYLNLEGAKQLQVDLASWRTDQPLILAMVLFASYVLITALSLPGAAIMTLLVGAIFGLGWGLLIASFASSIGATLAFLMTRYVLRDTVQNRFGDRLKAINDGVAREGSFYLFSLRLVPVFPFFLINMLMALTPLKLRQFYWVSQVGMLPGTLVFVNAGSQLSDLTSLSGILSPSLLFSFVLLGIFPLLAKKGLGWLSTRKENAKWSRPKHFDRNLIVIGGGAAGLVSSYIAAAVKAKVTLVEANKMGGDCLNYGCVPSKALIKTAKLATQQRHGEKYGLAASEPVIDFRRIMARVKDVIARIEPHDSVERYTELGVEVLQGYAQFVDPWTVDITLNDGGVQRLTSRAIIIAAGAEPAVPPLPGLEEVGYLTSDTLWESLAENEAPPKRLLVLGGGPIGCELAQCFARLGSNVTQLEMLPRIMVRDDEDVSAAVAQSLRDDGVNILTGMRAIRCERDGEQKLMIVADESGVEQIIEFDALLCAVGRKPRTKGYGLENLGMEVSKLKGNEYLETSFPHILLAGDVVGPYQFTHVAAHQAWYAAVNGLFGSFKKFKVDYTLIPRVTYVDPEVASVGLSESEAADKKISYEVTRYGIDDLDRAICDSQAEGFIKVLTAPGKDRILGVTIVGAQAGELLAEYVLAMKHGIGLKKILATIHSYPSMSEANKYVAGEWQKAHAPQWIMKWLLKFHAWRRG, encoded by the coding sequence ATGATAAAGAAAATCGTGTTTTTAAGCTTGATTGTAGTCTTAGTTTTCGCCTTTTTTGCCCTAGGGTTGAATGAATATTTAAATCTTGAAGGGGCAAAACAATTACAAGTCGATTTAGCGTCTTGGCGGACTGATCAGCCGCTGATATTGGCAATGGTGTTATTTGCGTCATATGTGCTGATCACCGCGCTGTCGTTGCCGGGGGCGGCGATCATGACCTTATTGGTAGGCGCGATATTCGGATTGGGCTGGGGGCTGCTGATAGCCTCTTTTGCATCAAGTATCGGTGCGACGCTCGCCTTCTTGATGACTCGCTATGTGCTTCGAGACACCGTACAAAATCGCTTTGGCGATCGCTTAAAAGCGATTAATGACGGCGTGGCCCGCGAGGGCAGTTTCTACCTCTTCAGTCTCAGGCTGGTACCGGTATTTCCCTTCTTTTTAATCAATATGTTAATGGCATTAACCCCGCTCAAACTTAGGCAGTTTTATTGGGTAAGTCAGGTCGGCATGCTGCCGGGTACCTTGGTGTTCGTTAACGCAGGTAGCCAACTTAGCGATTTAACTAGTCTGTCGGGAATATTGTCGCCCTCCTTGCTATTTTCCTTTGTGTTACTGGGTATCTTCCCCTTGCTTGCCAAAAAGGGTTTGGGGTGGCTTAGCACTAGAAAAGAAAATGCCAAGTGGTCGCGGCCCAAGCACTTTGACCGCAATTTGATTGTGATTGGCGGCGGCGCGGCCGGCTTGGTCAGTTCTTATATTGCCGCGGCGGTTAAGGCCAAAGTTACCCTAGTTGAGGCCAATAAGATGGGGGGTGACTGCCTCAACTACGGCTGTGTGCCGAGTAAGGCCTTAATTAAAACGGCAAAGCTTGCGACGCAGCAGCGCCATGGAGAGAAATATGGTTTGGCGGCCTCTGAGCCGGTGATTGATTTTCGACGCATTATGGCGCGTGTTAAGGATGTTATCGCTCGCATAGAGCCGCATGACAGTGTGGAGCGTTATACTGAGCTGGGCGTTGAGGTGCTGCAGGGCTACGCTCAGTTCGTCGATCCCTGGACGGTTGATATTACCTTGAATGACGGCGGTGTTCAGCGCCTAACATCGCGCGCAATCATCATTGCAGCCGGCGCGGAGCCAGCGGTACCGCCACTGCCAGGGTTGGAGGAAGTGGGTTATTTAACCAGTGACACCCTGTGGGAGTCACTGGCTGAGAATGAAGCGCCACCCAAGCGACTGCTAGTATTGGGCGGTGGTCCTATCGGTTGTGAATTAGCGCAGTGCTTTGCCCGCCTGGGTTCAAATGTCACCCAGCTAGAGATGTTGCCTCGGATTATGGTGCGCGATGATGAAGATGTTTCGGCGGCAGTGGCGCAGTCGCTCCGTGACGATGGCGTTAATATTCTCACCGGTATGCGCGCGATTCGGTGCGAGCGCGACGGCGAGCAGAAGCTTATGATCGTGGCGGACGAGTCTGGCGTAGAACAGATAATTGAATTCGATGCCCTGCTATGTGCGGTTGGCCGTAAGCCACGTACTAAGGGCTATGGCTTGGAGAATCTGGGCATGGAGGTGTCTAAGTTAAAGGGCAATGAGTATCTAGAGACAAGCTTTCCGCATATCTTGCTAGCGGGCGATGTTGTTGGACCGTATCAGTTTACCCATGTCGCAGCTCATCAAGCATGGTATGCGGCGGTAAATGGTTTATTTGGCAGCTTTAAGAAATTCAAAGTAGATTACACCCTAATACCAAGAGTGACTTATGTTGACCCAGAGGTGGCGAGCGTTGGGCTAAGTGAGTCGGAAGCGGCTGATAAGAAAATTAGCTATGAAGTCACTCGCTATGGTATTGATGACCTTGACCGGGCGATCTGTGACAGCCAAGCCGAAGGCTTTATTAAGGTGCTTACCGCGCCGGGCAAAGATCGCATTTTAGGTGTGACCATTGTTGGCGCGCAGGCTGGCGAGTTACTGGCAGAATATGTGTTAGCAATGAAACACGGCATTGGTTTGAAAAAAATATTAGCGACTATTCACAGCTACCCGAGTATGTCGGAAGCAAATAAATACGTTGCTGGCGAGTGGCAGAAAGCGCACGCCCCGCAGTGGATTATGAAATGGTTGCTGAAGTTTCATGCATGGCGAAGAGGTTAA
- a CDS encoding diguanylate cyclase domain-containing protein, with product MINALSAIYPTALSTPMNIENTSYKISASIGYATYPKDGDNYESLLKTADQAMYKVKRGRTAAPYSPI from the coding sequence GTGATCAATGCATTGTCAGCAATTTATCCAACGGCCCTTTCGACGCCAATGAATATTGAAAATACGTCGTATAAAATAAGCGCTAGCATCGGGTATGCCACTTACCCAAAGGACGGCGATAACTACGAGTCCCTACTAAAAACAGCTGACCAGGCAATGTATAAAGTAAAGCGCGGCCGCACCGCAGCGCCTTACAGTCCAATATAG
- a CDS encoding DUF1223 domain-containing protein has product MSSAATQILFSTLLIILPAHALEVRSGKEAATTIELYTSEGCSSCPNADAWLSSLSHDPAIFSHIIPLAFHVDYWNQLGWDDRFSAPIFSDRQRQLRRSGMVSQVYTPGFVVNNREWRGWFNGGQSVTPDQLPRSNTQVGVLSAQWSKNVETLALSFTPAADDHGDLQVHIAIVGMGLETKVLDGENSGRVLRHDFVVLSQVQYPFGSSKLGETITKRVAGPIIPAKGQKKSALVVWVSKGESPAIVQAVAAYL; this is encoded by the coding sequence GTGTCGTCCGCAGCAACACAAATCTTGTTCAGTACCTTGCTCATAATTCTGCCCGCGCATGCTTTGGAGGTGCGCAGTGGTAAAGAGGCAGCGACTACCATTGAGCTATATACCTCTGAGGGTTGTAGCAGCTGTCCTAATGCTGATGCATGGTTGTCGTCTCTAAGTCATGATCCGGCAATATTTTCGCATATCATTCCCCTGGCGTTTCATGTCGACTATTGGAATCAATTAGGCTGGGATGACCGTTTTTCGGCGCCGATATTCTCTGATCGACAGCGGCAACTACGTCGTAGCGGTATGGTCTCGCAGGTCTATACACCGGGTTTTGTGGTTAATAACCGGGAGTGGCGTGGCTGGTTCAACGGCGGTCAGAGTGTGACGCCAGATCAACTGCCGCGTAGTAATACGCAAGTGGGTGTGCTGTCCGCGCAGTGGTCAAAGAACGTGGAAACACTTGCTCTTAGTTTTACTCCAGCGGCGGACGACCATGGGGATTTGCAAGTACATATCGCGATTGTCGGTATGGGCTTAGAGACCAAGGTACTTGATGGTGAAAATAGTGGTCGAGTGCTGCGGCATGACTTTGTGGTTTTGTCCCAGGTTCAGTATCCTTTTGGTTCAAGCAAGCTAGGGGAAACGATAACCAAGCGTGTTGCCGGGCCAATAATACCGGCTAAAGGGCAGAAAAAATCGGCCTTAGTTGTTTGGGTTTCTAAGGGCGAATCTCCAGCTATAGTGCAAGCGGTAGCGGCGTATTTATAG
- a CDS encoding Dps family protein, whose translation MKVIDIGISEANREQIAGGLKVLLADSYTLYLQTHNFHWNVTGPRFRDLHLMFEEHYTELALAVDDIAERIRTLDVAAPGTYKEFSRLSSIEEVDGVPAADAMVDILTTGHEQVVKSCRVVLKLAQEADDESTASLVSDRMRIHEKTAWMLRAINK comes from the coding sequence ATGAAAGTAATCGATATTGGTATCAGCGAAGCGAATCGCGAACAGATTGCCGGCGGCTTAAAAGTGCTACTGGCAGATTCCTATACCCTATATTTGCAAACTCACAATTTCCATTGGAATGTCACTGGCCCACGTTTCCGTGATTTACATCTCATGTTCGAAGAACACTACACTGAGTTAGCCCTTGCAGTTGATGATATTGCCGAGCGTATTCGTACCTTAGACGTTGCTGCCCCGGGAACATATAAAGAATTTTCGCGTTTAAGCTCTATCGAAGAGGTCGACGGTGTGCCGGCAGCGGATGCCATGGTAGATATTCTAACCACAGGCCATGAGCAGGTGGTAAAGAGTTGTCGTGTGGTCTTGAAGCTGGCGCAAGAGGCTGACGACGAGTCTACCGCGTCCTTGGTGTCAGACCGGATGCGAATCCATGAGAAAACTGCCTGGATGTTGCGCGCTATAAATAAGTAG